The following is a genomic window from Flavobacterium crassostreae.
GAATTAGGCGCTACTGAAGAGCAGTTGGATTTTCCAGCAGTTTATGGTTCTGCTAAGAATAACTGGATGTCTGACCATTGGGAAAACATAACGGATAATGTAGAAGCATTATTGGATATGGTTATTGCTAATGTACCAGCTCCTAAAGTATCAGAAGGTACACCACAAATGTTAATTACCTCTTTGGATTTTTCTGCTTTTACAGGTCGTATCGCTATCGGTCGTTTAGAAAGAGGCGTTTTGAAAGAAGGCATGCCAATCTCATTAGTAAAAAGAGATGGTACTGTTATGAAATCTAGAATTAAAGAATTACACACCTTTGAAGGACTTGGTCGTAAAAAAGTACAAGAAGTAATTGCTGGAGATATTTGTGCAATAGTTGGAGTAGAAGGTTTTGAAATTGGGGATACTATCGCTGATTTTGAAAATCCGGAAGGCTTAGCTTCTATTGCTATTGATGAGCCTACTATGAGTATGTTGTTTACCATTAATGACTCTCCTTTCTTTGGAAAAGAAGGTAAATTTGTGACTTCTCGTCATATTAGAGAGCGTTTGACTAAAGAATTAGAGAAAAACTTAGCAATGAAATTAGGTGAAACTGATTCTGCAGATAAGTTTATGGTTTTTGGTCGTGGTGTACTTCACTTGTCTGTTCTTATTGAAACCATGAGAAGAGAAGGATATGAGTTACAAATTGGACAACCACAGGTTATCATTAAAGAAATTGATGGTAAAAAATGTGAACCAATTGAAGAATTAACCATTGACTTACCAGAAAATCTTTCAGGTAGAGCTGTAGAATTTGTTACTATCCGTAAAGGAGAAATGCTATCTATGGAAGGTAAAGGAGAACGTATGATTATCAAATTCAACATTCCATCTCGAGGAATCATTGGATTGCGTAATCAATTACTTACTGCAACCGCAGGTGAGGCTATTATGTCACACCGTTACATTGGATATGAGCCTTTTAAAGGAGCAATTCCAGGACGTAACAACGGTTCATTAATTTCTATGGAAAACGGAAAAGCAATTCCTTATTCTATTGATAAATTACAGGATCGTGGTAAATTCTTCGTTAATCCTAACGACGAAATCTATGAAGGACAAGTAATTGGAGAAAACTCACGTAGTGATGATATGTGTGTTAACGTAACAAAGGCTAAAAAACAGTCTAACGTACGTTCCTCAGGGAATGATGAGAAAGCGAGAATTATCCCTCCAATTATTTTTTCACTCGAAGAAGCTTTAGAGTACATTCAAAAAGACGAATATGTAGAGGTTACACCAAAATCAATACGTCTTAGAAAAATTTATTTGACAGAGACAGATAGAAAAAGATTTAAAATCTAAATTCGGATATATTTGTTTGTTTATCCAAACAAACTACATTTTAAAACAGCAATAAACATTGGTTTATTGCTGTTTTTTTTATTAAAAAGAGCCGTGGCAATTTGCTGTAAGCTGTTTTATTTTAATAAGGTATTCTCAATTGGTGTTTTAGGGATATAAGGAATACTTTTATTTTAAATGATTTATAAAACCGCAATATAAAAAACATGCTGTTTATCGATTCAAAACCAGTAGTATTTTGCTCCGCGATTAGTAGCAAAGACGGGTAACGGTTTATTGATACTCCGATAATAGAATAGTAATTTGCAATTTGCTTTATCTTTACATTAGGATAGTAGTTTTGACCCATAAAACAAATCCATTAAAATGAAAACAAATTACAAAGCTTTAGTATTACTTTCTTTAACTTTAGGGTTCGTATCTTGTGATAAAAACGATACAAAAGAAATTGAAGATCAAAACGGATCTAAAATAGTTTTAAAAGACCAATCCGTAACCCCTGCTTATTTATCCAAAAAATCCGGTTTTGAGAATTTAGAGATTTTTTCTATCTTAAGTTCTGATGATAAATTATCTGGTAGCCCTGATTTTGTAT
Proteins encoded in this region:
- the typA gene encoding translational GTPase TypA codes for the protein MESIRNIAIIAHVDHGKTTLVDKIMYHCQLFRDNENTGDLILDNNDLERERGITITSKNVSVQYKGTKINIIDTPGHADFGGEVERVLNMADGVCLLVDAFEGPMPQTRFVLQKALDLGLKPCVVINKVDKENCTPEEVHEKVFDLMFELGATEEQLDFPAVYGSAKNNWMSDHWENITDNVEALLDMVIANVPAPKVSEGTPQMLITSLDFSAFTGRIAIGRLERGVLKEGMPISLVKRDGTVMKSRIKELHTFEGLGRKKVQEVIAGDICAIVGVEGFEIGDTIADFENPEGLASIAIDEPTMSMLFTINDSPFFGKEGKFVTSRHIRERLTKELEKNLAMKLGETDSADKFMVFGRGVLHLSVLIETMRREGYELQIGQPQVIIKEIDGKKCEPIEELTIDLPENLSGRAVEFVTIRKGEMLSMEGKGERMIIKFNIPSRGIIGLRNQLLTATAGEAIMSHRYIGYEPFKGAIPGRNNGSLISMENGKAIPYSIDKLQDRGKFFVNPNDEIYEGQVIGENSRSDDMCVNVTKAKKQSNVRSSGNDEKARIIPPIIFSLEEALEYIQKDEYVEVTPKSIRLRKIYLTETDRKRFKI